In Vanessa cardui chromosome 8, ilVanCard2.1, whole genome shotgun sequence, the following are encoded in one genomic region:
- the LOC124532152 gene encoding WD repeat and FYVE domain-containing protein 3 isoform X3: protein MNLMRKLRGASASTSAEPSETASSSSHVQLGLMHLKKLFAEYTHPPQPLTEAEKDDKLYNMLPLFCKVFGTSPSSEMNEKFWDILSFCQQVSKLMVSEIRKRASNQSTEAASCAIAKFLEIENSEESSNGWMLLSTLNLLAAGDQSLIQVMTTAAIPSTLVKCLYLFFDLPEIPESEADVQDDNSEFTPRERRILLQKIFVQVLVRLCSHPFPCEELARKDDLSLLFSAITSWCAPYNMMWRKSAAEVLMTLSRHGLTQSVVHYINNKGCVGLCIENMQKIPELTPLEVVEMFVAVFCFLKDSSEVSQLLLDDFRTCQGYLFLSEFLLKLEEERVSGTEARAALRNLVLMISSLCACGFSELRPTRANTELFQLQGFVLPQPSTPGQAVRNVQAFQVLQSVFLKSTSPALCCTILDAISSVYHADNANYFILENQNTLSQFSERIHTKNAEIQEKFFELLEFIVFQLNFVPCKELISLSLLLKANRSRSCSILCIKTLLNILKHNVIFKDVYREVGMLEVFVTCLSRYAVFLKDKQLLEEERSRKEIDKSTDSPKPPERKKRQSRQDSLIKDPNSDAEEEELGSLVMEGLTALLNGNVNNCNVFRDCGGAKCVHGMVVHESCRTKALGVVRELIVSGSGEEDMSALLCGMHAAPNDALKLKLHILKALLVCLRDSHRTRTIFRKVSGFVYVTSVLVSLEGRLKGNELIDPDMLNLIHIVFYTISTAMRFEPANAKFFHHEICMTTLYETIRLLGCFTEDTELQNDTEPGDPELYEVFHELFTGNILEMTLPDNIPVVFVNACIVLRLLYDVALDSFDKPTFCGSLNVKSPSLTRQSSAINEAKPAGRATPLNLSTASSSGEAWVVHSGVVIVLAKLLPALPRPPEHAPHARAMRDYLAHVLKSLVRSERNQQVMCGAGLAGEVLRVCGAALRAERHPLHAPAMYVLERLAAHALRPAELREFLRMGNPLNCLAPEPGQVWQPGGPVPLTRIKTLVSMTTPRDYRSQNSCTQPPFVEFDMSAEGFGCLYLPSIAPQSANLNALGTQDNTTLGGIGSGDRVFPPQTGLTYSTWICVEKYSDPRTDPHCVRLLTLVRNINNSRDEHLVCLTVVLSARDKAIIVSTQETLVPHRDVGEWEPDGVGECGARVWCPDLQHEGQWHHLALLFNRAVLKNSSFSLYLDGQHMHSGKLHYVSANPGGGAATLSGASSVYCVVGTPPQWRRYSRLVWRQGPALLLEDVLSAQTISIIYQLGPHYVGTLQAPLPPGQNQEPLAPLIAEEKVVFGINARAISQLTLAKIRKVYSKNDNKAIAKQLGMSSHENATPIRILHNSAGHLMGPARCLGGTVVGYLGVRVFSPKPAAIMIDTVGGCSVLLGLIAMAQDVECLYAGVKALVCVVRSNKAAQAEMDRRKGYQTLAMLLKKKKPLLNSHILHLIFGLVGTVDSQKETSSIPNLTAFQDLICDLEVWLNAPGGLIKSLLEHLFELATETAHRTHNLRTMRELQLVPKLLYIVNDIRVASTKNVLIQLLANLLGGQPRPSDLLCLGQFLAYTLPLPSQSEQGIVVKEGDSDKECEGEIILLRNKCLCFIHCLVIMTRNVESTIVCEEVSRVLGTDWLLSFMQENVHPSSVLLALKILVVLCSGQGQQSSIMQRFRESAGTGGWLRHTELVASQQTGVVLTAAVHSHSHLHAQLLYTSGFTLLAWLSLFHLQIPELYYLLFGLALGQPMHHLSTERAMSVERVWAAAWGSAVPSRQSAAAVAARVTLCPEAVVILLATVRALIHAEPDSLPDWLSDHPVAIIQVLFSFYNTLPDFVSLMMSAEVLTALASTLFPPNTKDDIHMPICESGDSSGASTPGAEEAGAGATAGAGAGAALTQHAARQVVMDFLRVIVLDSLPLGVSAKAAPSASSDPVAPSMFCTPCSPCSAPPRSYFYSVIDLVLDASPANSTSQQQIEYQTEVLTTIMENLLNTELFGTESNISNVCYLAARLVDKLWQGQLSRDPHEVFDFLVKLLTQAKKKSSVISLEGLHHCLNRTILFLLSRSTDSIADQMSVLEALHKLTTNRLLIFGAGNHELEFIGCLTYCLLQLNANMKIALESHMRTTWHVNPSGDLESRDDRLTAHQGRNLMAGAARRVWEELYACKKPAIEEVFKASLAPPAAAARAPDLGLAREQLADCAHRLWLGYIDTERKAVYRVPWELHNQIQSKIQKVTGGLTRLASRTKVKKEDSAKQRAHLPREHALAYMQDHVQLVRQAWGAALATSANTAAHTTRYVQAEWGGAWRELTRERGLWGPPRAPPLDKWALHCTEGPCRMRKQLRRNLAFYTHYPHRPHLEGSDNRQLKYKVAQSRDSKEYYRIYQQSRASTNVGETDGIEPTEVQTFEEEIPSNKDSSIEVTNDEGSPSDLVSSGVVSRGTNQSTEANEDGPDAEDEDEPQPPPPDNQTLLRLLEHHEKITHMFRCARIQGLDTTEGLLLFGREHCYVIDGFTLLKNREIRDLDSCPDDYDPILPSQGIQRSNQRQCSKFLYEDIREVHKRRYLLQPIALEVFSSDGRNYLLAFPRKVRNKVYSRFTALATGMADSAAGSVAGQKRGVAVEQPAGLLATLIGDTSVTQRWLRGEISNFQYLMHLNTLAGRSYNDLMQYPVFPWILADYDSLELDLTHPATFRDLSKPMGAQSPDRLEQFRKRYKEWDDPHGETPPYHYGTHYSSAMIVCSYLVRMEPFTQHFLRLQGGHFDLADRMFHSIKEAWNSASRHNMADVKELIPEFFYLPEFLVNSNNFDLGSKQSGVALGDVVLPPWAKDDPREFIRMHRAALESDYVSHRLHHWIDLVFGYKQQGPPAVEASNVFHHLFYEGNVDIYNIDDPLKKNATIGFINNFGQIPKQLFKKAHPSKKMSQRSSTILDPNNIIPSQGITPPEKLFFHNLENLRPSLQPVKEVKGPVGQILYTDKAILAVEQNKVLMPPSYNKYVAWGFADHSLRIGNYDNDKTIFVCESVAQACGEIVTCVCLSDKTIVTAGTSTVVTVWQYWSRRRRLAVKTCLYGHEEAVTCLAASAAYNLVVSGSRDGQLIVWDVERGAFVRQLVPSPAAPAPPPPVSALAIDDLTGDIATCSGSWLHVWSINGTPLGAVDTGGGERAPQVLCVAFSQTREWDPLNVVITGSTDGVVRMWSIDYLAKTVDDEARSTDVESTEDQPSSINKDTLNQISLQDSEEAKSESDVKSDNTKTEDIEPCEREAAIKRVEALVKQMSLSQDHAGNLTKSGSESSLSDTGETTSAKESARRHDEKDICSDNEEPQYERKEDVDSCEETKEEYDNEKDIDEEKESVTHRSKLQKQGNVVLRRKSKANPLFRKSGGSIGDSSETSSVETTQSMEAPEGGLRPSKSDTSLTDSFVVLSAPSSPAPVQRPVVKDTSYPDTGVTWVRRLVLRGKLTMHTAYERRDNACPASVTAVAAARSGRGLAVGDARGRIFRWSAPDMSSAAGARGGPADHWIRDDTAPYCTQCQVRFTALERRHHCRECGAVFCGRCSRYEAPVRRLRALRPVRVCQRCHDHIHAAND from the exons GTATTTGGAACCAGTCCATCAAGTGAGATGAATGAAAAATTTTGGGACATACTATCCTTTTGTCAACAAGTTTCAAAGCTCATGGTATCTGAGATAAGGAAAAGAGCTAGTAATCAAAGTACCGAGGCAGCTAGTTGTGCAATAGCAAAATTTCTAGAGATTGAGAATTCAGAGGAATCAAGCAATGGATGGATGCTACTGTCTACACTTAATCTGTTGGCAGCTGGTGACCAGTCATTGATACAG GTTATGACTACAGCAGCTATACCATCCACATTAGtcaaatgtttgtatttattttttgatctACCTGAAATTCCTGAATCAGAAGCTGATGTTCAAGATGACAACAGTGAATTTAcaccaagggagaggaggataCTATTACAAAAGATTTTTGTTCAA gtCTTAGTAAGGCTTTGCAGTCACCCATTTCCATGTGAAGAATTGGCAAGGAAAGATGATTTAAGTTTGTTATTCTCTGCAATTACCTCATGGTGTGCACCCTATAATATGATGTGGAGAAAGTCTGCAGCAGAAGTATTGATGACATTATCTAGGCATGGCTTGACTCAATCTGTtgtacattacattaaca ATAAAGGGTGTGTAGGCCTCTGCATCGAAAACATGCAAAAGATTCCAGAGTTAACACCATTAGAG GTAGTAGAAATGTTTGTAGCGGTATTTTGTTTCTTAAAAGATTCAAGTGAAGTTAGTCAATTACTGTTGGACGATTTTCGGACTTGTCAAGGATATTTATTTCTATCTGAATTCCTTCTGAA aTTAGAAGAGGAACGCGTTAGTGGGACGGAAGCTCGAGCTGCTCTAAGAAATTTGGTCCTCATGATATCCTCTCTCTGTGCTTGTGGATTTTCTGAACTGCGGCCGACGAGGGCCAACACGGAATTATTCCAGTTACAAGGGTTCGTGCTACCACAACCCTCTACGCCCGGGCAGGCTGTGAGAAATGTACAAGCGTTTCAG GTGTTGCAATCCGTGTTCTTGAAATCCACGTCACCAGCCCTCTGTTGTACGATCCTCGACGCGATATCGAGCGTGTACCACGCGGACAACGCCAACTACTTCATCTTAGAGAACCAGAACACACTCAGCCAGTTCTCGGAACGGATACACACGAAAAACGCTGAGATACAGGAAAAGTTCTTTGAGCTCCTGGAATTTATTGTATTTCAGTTGAACTTTGTGCCCTGCAAGGAATTGATATCACTGTCGTTATTGTTGAAAGCTAATAGGTCCAGAAGTTGTAGTATATTATGCATAAAgacattattgaatattttaaa aCACAACGTTATATTTAAAGATGTTTATCGAGAAGTCGGAATGCTTGAGGTGTTCGTGACGTGTCTCTCCCGATACGCAGTGTTCCTTAAGGACAAACAACTCCTCGAGGAGGAGAGGTCTAGGAAGGAGATTGACAAATCGACGGATTCCCCGAAGCCGCCTGAGAGGAAAAAGAGGCAGTCGAGACAGGACTCGTTAATAAAAGATCCAAATTCGGACGCAGAGGAAGAGGAGCTCGGGTCGCTTGTGATGGAGGGGCTGACGGCGCTCCTGAATGGGAACGTGAACAACTGCAACGTGTTCCGAGACTGCGGCGGCGCCAAGTGCGTGCACGGGATGGTGGTGCACGAGTCATGCCGGACCAAAGCCCTAG GTGTGGTGAGAGAGTTGATAGTGAGTGGTTCGGGCGAAGAGGACATGTCTGCGCTGCTGTGCGGAATGCATGCGGCGCCGAACGACGCATTAAAACTGAAACTACACATATTAAAAGCTTTACTGGTCTGTTTAAGAGATTCTCACCGGACAAGGACTATTTTTCGAAAG GTTAGCGGATTTGTATATGTAACAAGCGTACTGGTCTCCCTGGAAGGTAGACTCAAAGGCAATGAGTTGATAGATCCCGACATGCTAAAtctaatacatattgtattctACACTATCAGTACGGCGATGAGGTTCGAACCTGCAAATGCAAAATTTTTTCATCACGag ATTTGTATGACAACATTGTACGAAACGATACGATTATTGGGCTGCTTTACTGAGGATACCGAGTTGCAAAACGATACGGAACCCGGCGATCCAGAGCTCTATGAGGTTTTTCACGAGCTTTTCACGGGAAATATATTAGAAATGAC GTTACCAGATAACATACCGGTCGTTTTTGTAAACGCGTGCATCGTATTGCGGTTGCTTTACGACGTTGCGCTTGATTCGTTCGACAAGCCTACGTTTTGTGGCTCACTCAACGTGAAGTCGCCAAGCTTGACGAGGCAAAGTTCTGCCATCAACGAG GCTAAACCAGCAGGGCGCGCCACCCCTCTGAACCTCTCGACGGCGTCCTCGAGCGGGGAGGCGTGGGTCGTGCACTCGGGCGTGGTCATAGTGCTGGCGAAGCTGCTGCCCGCCCTGCCGCGCCCGCCCGAACACGCGCCGCACGCTCGCGCCATGCGGGACTACCTCGCGCACGTACTTAAGAGTCTCGTCAGGAG CGAGCGCAACCAGCAGGTGATGTGCGGCGCGGGGCTGGCGGGCGAGGTGCTGCGCGTGTGCGGCGCGGCGCTGCGGGCGGAGCGCCACCCGCTGCACGCGCCCGCCATGTACGTGCTCGAGCGCCTCGCCGCGCACGCGCTGCGCCCCGCCGAGCTCCG GGAATTCCTACGCATGGGAAATCCTCTCAATTGCCTCGCTCCCGAGCCGGGACAGGTGTGGCAGCCCGGCGGGCCGGTGCCGCTCACTCGAATCAAGACCTTAGTCTCGATGACGACGCCCCGAGATTACAG GTCACAAAACTCGTGCACTCAGCCGCCCTTCGTTGAATTCGACATGTCTGCAGAAGGATTCGGTTGTTTATATTTGCCGAGCATTGCTCCTCAGTCGGCCAACTTGAACGCGCTCGGAACTCAAGACAACACCACTCTTGGTGGAATCGGCTCTG gGGACAGAGTGTTTCCACCTCAAACAGGATTGACGTATTCGACATGGATATGCGTGGAGAAATACTCCGACCCGCGCACCGACCCGCACTGCGTCAGGTTATTGACTCTAGTTCGGAACATTAACAATAGTCGGGACGAACACCTCGTGTGTCTCACCGTAGTACTGTCTGCGAGAGATAAGGCCATCATTGTATCGACACAGGAGACTTTAGTTCCACACA GAGACGTAGGCGAGTGGGAGCCGGACGGCGTGGGCGAGTGCGGCGCGCGCGTGTGGTGCCCCGACCTGCAGCACGAGGGCCAGTGGCACCACCTCGCGCTGCTATTCAACAGGGCCGTGCTCAAGAACTCCTCCTTCTCGCTCTACCTCGACG GACAACACATGCACTCGGGCAAGCTGCACTACGTGAGCGCGAAcccgggcggcggcgcggccaCGCTGTCGGGCGCGTCCAGCGTGTACTGCGTGGTGGGCACGCCGCCGCAGTGGCGCCGCTACTCGCGCCTCGTGTGGCGCCAGGGGCCCGCGCTGCTACTGGAGGAC gTACTCTCCGCTCAAACTATCTCAATAATATATCAGCTCGGACCACACTACGTTGGAACTCTACAAGCTCCGTTACCTCCCGGACAAAATCAAGAGCCCCTGGCACCCTTGATTGCCGAGGAGAAAGTTGTTTTTGGTATAAACGCTCGGGCGATCTCCCAACTCACCCTTGCTAAGATACGCAAGGTTTACAGCAAAAACGATAATAAGGCCATAGCGAAACAACTGGGCATGTCGTCGCACGAGAACGCGACTCCCATACGAATATTGCACAATTCTGCAGGACATCTAATGGGCCCAGCTCGATGCTTGGGTGGAACCGTGGTTGGATATCTGGGAGTGAGAGTTTTCAGTCCGAAGCCAGCGGCTATCatg ATAGATACAGTAGGTGGATGTTCTGTATTACTCGGGCTGATCGCAATGGCGCAAGATGTTGAGTGTTTGTACGCTGGGGTGAAGGCTCTCGTGTGCGTAGTACGTTCAAACAAGGCGGCTCAAGCGGAAATGGACCGCAGGAAAGGATACCAAACACTGGCAATGCTGTTGAAGAAAAAGAAACCTTTACTCAATTCCCATATCTTGCATTTAATTTTCGGCCTAGTTGGCACGGTCGATAGTCAAAAGGAAACTTCGTCGATTCCAAATTTAACCGCATTTCAG GATCTGATATGCGATCTCGAAGTATGGTTGAATGCACCAGGTGGGCTTATAAAATCCCTTCTAGAACATTTATTCGAACTAGCAACAGAAACAGCGCACAGAACGCACAATTTACGCACAATGAGGGAACTGCAATTAGTACCTAAACTACTCTACATCGTGAACGATATAAGGGTTGCAAGCACAAAGAATGTTCTGATTCAGTTACTAGCGAATCTGTTGGGAGGTCAGCCTAGACCCAGCGATCTGCTATGCCTCGGACAATTCCTGGCGTACACACTACCACTTCCCTCTCAATCAGAGCAAGGAATCGTGGTCAAGGAGGGAGATTCGGACAAGGAATGCGAAGGCGAAATAATTCTTCTGAGAAACAAATGCCTATGCTTTATACACTGTCTCGTAATAATGACGAGAAACGTGGAAAGCACAATTGTATGCGAGGAAGTATCAAGAGTTCTCGGAACCGACTGGCTGCTGAGTTTTATGCAGGAGAATGTTCACCCGAGCTCAGTTTTACTGGCGTTGAAAATATTGGTGGTTCTCTGTTCTGGCCAAGGACAGCAGTCATCCATTATGCAAAG GTTCCGCGAGAGCGCCGGCACGGGCGGCTGGCTGCGCCACACGGAGCTCGTGGCGTCGCAGCAGACGGGCGTGGTGCTGACCGCCGCCGTGCACTCGCACTCGCACCTGCACGCGCAACTGCTCTACACCTCCGGGTTCACGCTGCTGGCCTG GTTATCCCTGTTCCATTTGCAAATTCCGGAGCTGTACTACCTGCTGTTCGGCCTCGCCCTCGGCCAGCCCATGCACCACCTGAGCACGGAGCGCGCCATGTCCGTGGAGCGCGTGTGGGCGGCGGCGTGGGGCAGCGCCGTGCCGTCGCGGCAGTCGGCCGCCGCCGTGGCCGCCCGGGTCACGCTCTGCCCCGAGGCCGTGGTCATCCTGCTGGCCACCGTGCGGGCGCTCATACACGCCGAGCCCGACTCGTTGCCGGATTGGCTCAGCGACCACCCCGTTGCCATAATACAA GTTTTGTTTTCGTTCTACAATACGCTGCCAGATTTCGTCTCGTTAATGATGAGCGCCGAAGTTCTCACCGCACTGGCGTCCACCCTGTTTCCTCCGAATACGAAAGATGATATTCACATGC CGATCTGCGAGAGTGGCGACAGCTCGGGCGCGTCGACGCCGGGCGCGGAGGAGGCGGGCGCGGGGGCgacggcgggcgcgggcgcgggcgcggcgctgACGCAGCACGCCGCCCGGCAGGTCGTAATGGACTTCCTGCGTGTCATCGTTCTCGATTCGCTGCCTCTGGGAGTCTCCGCTAAAGCCGCTCCG AGCGCGTCCTCTGACCCCGTGGCTCCGTCAATGTTTTGTACGCCATGTAGTCCCTGCTCAGCCCCACCAAGATCTTACTTTTATAGC GTCATAGACTTGGTTCTGGACGCTTCGCCCGCGAACTCGACGAGTCAGCAGCAGATCGAGTATCAAACTGAAGTTTTAACAACAATCATGGAAAATCTGTTGAATACCGAACTTTTTGGGACCGAGTCCAATATCTCCAATGTCTGCTATTTAGCTGCGCGACTTGTTGATAAATTGTGGCAGGGACAGCTGTCGAGAGATCCACATgag GTATTTGATTTCTTGGTAAAATTACTGACTCAAGCCAAGAAGAAATCGTCGGTTATATCTCTAGAAGGATTACATCACTGTCTGAATAGAACCATATTATTTCTACTGTCACGGTCCACGGACTCCATAGCCGACCAAATGTCTGTGTTAGAAGCGTTGCACAAACTCACGACGAACAG GTTGCTGATATTCGGCGCCGGAAACCACGAGCTGGAATTCATTGGGTGCCTAACATACTGTCTACTGCAACTGAACGCGAACATGAAGATCGCCCTCGAGTCGCACATGCGGACGACGTGGCACGTCAACCCCAGCGGCGACCTCGAGTCGCGGGACGACCGGCTGACGGCGCACCAGG GTCGCAACCTgatggcgggcgcggcgcggcgcgtgTGGGAGGAGCTGTACGCGTGCAAGAAGCCCGCCATCGAGGAGGTGTTCAAGGCGTCGCtggcgccgcccgccgccgccgcgcgcgcgcccgaCCTCGGCCTGGCGCGCGAGCAGCTGGCCGACTGCGCGCACCGCCTGTGGCTCGGCTACATCGACACCGAGCGCAAG GCGGTCTATCGAGTTCCGTGGGAGCTCCATAATCAGATTCAATCAAAAATTCAGAAAGTGACCGGCGGCTTGACTCGTTTGGCTTCTAGAACAAAAGTGAAAAAGGAGGACTCCGCTAAACAGCGGGCTCATCTACCGCGAGAGCACGCTCTGGCTTATATGCAAGATCACGTGCAGCTTGTGAG ACAGGCGTGGGGCGCGGCGCTGGCGACGAGCGCCAACACGGCGGCGCACACGACGCGCTACGTGCAGGCGGAGTGGGGCGGCGCGTGGCGCGAACTGACGCGCGAGCGCGGCCTGTGGggcccgccgcgcgcgccgccgctgGACAAGTGGGCGCTGCACTGCACCGAGGGCCCGTGCCGCATGCGCAAGCAGCTGCGCCGCAACCTCGCCTTCTACACGCACTACCCGCACCGCCCGCACCTCGAGGGCAGCGACAAC AGACAATTGAAATACAAAGTGGCACAAAGTCGAGACAGTAAGGAATACTACAGGATATACCAACAATCGCGTGCGTCGACCAACGTCGGGGAAACGGACGGGATAGAACCGACTGAAGTGCAGACGTTTGAGGAAGAAATACCAAG TAATAAAGATTCATCGATCGAAGTAACAAACGACGAAGGTTCACCTTCGGATCTCGTCAGCAGTGGCGTCGTGAGCCGAGGAACGAATCAATCAACTGAag CAAATGAAGACGGACCGGATGCAGAGGACGAAGATGAACCGCAGCCTCCACCTCCGGATAACCAAACACTGTTGAGATTATTGGAGCACCATGAGAAG ATTACCCACATGTTCCGCTGCGCGCGTATACAGGGCCTCGACACGACAGAGGGGCTTTTGCTTTTCGGTCGCGAACACTGCTACGTAATAGATGGATTCACTCTCCTTAAAAATAGAGAAATTCGCGACTTAGACAGTTGCCCCGACGACTATGACCCTATTCTGCCTAGTCAGGGCATACAGCGGAGCAATCAGAGACAATGTTCCAAGTTTTTGTACGAAGATATAAG AGAGGTTCATAAAAGAAGATATTTACTGCAACCGATAGCGTTAGAAGTTTTTTCCAGCGATGGTCGTAATTATTTGCTAGCGTTTCCACGGAAAGTGCGAAATAAG GTGTACAGTCGTTTCACGGCGCTCGCAACCGGCATGGCGGACAGCGCGGCGGGCTCGGTTGCGGGGCAGAAGCGCGGCGTGGCGGTGGAGCAACCGGCCGGCCTGCTGGCCACGCTCATTGGAGACACCTCCGTCACGCAACGCTGGCTG AGAGGAGAAATATCTAACTTCCAATATCTCATGCATCTCAACACACTGGCGGGTCGTTCGTACAATGATCTCATGCAATATCCAGTTTTCCCGTGGATTTTGGCCGACTACGATTCCTTGGAACTGGATTTGACTCACCCGGCGACTTTCAGGGACCTGTCCAAGCCGATGGGAGCACAGAGTCCAGATAGGTTGGAACAATTTAGAAAGAGATATAAG GAGTGGGATGACCCTCACGGTGAGACACCGCCGTATCACTACGGAACCCACTATTCGTCGGCTATGATAGTCTGTTCTTATCTTGTGCGTATGGAGCCGTTTACACAGCATTTTTTAAGACTTCAAGGCGGACATTTTGATTTAGCGGATAG AATGTTCCATTCGATCAAGGAAGCATGGAATTCTGCATCACGCCATAATATGGCCGACGTTAAAGAATTGATAccggaatttttttatttaccagaATTTCTGGTTAACTCCAACAATTTCGATTTAG GAAGCAAACAGTCGGGTGTAGCTTTAGGCGACGTCGTCCTACCACCCTGGGCCAAAGACGATCCCCGTGAATTTATCCGCATGCACCGAGCGGCACTCGAGTCTGACTACGTATCTCATAGATTGCATCACTGGATCGATCTCGTTTTTGGATACAAGCAGCAGGGACCGCCCGCAGTGGAAGCTTCAAATGTCTTCCATCATCTATTCTATGAAGGAAATGTCGATATATACAA TATTGATGATCCTCTTAAAAAGAACGCAACGATtggtttcattaataatttcggACAAATACCGAAGCAGTTGTTCAAGAAAGCGCACCCTAGTAAAAAAATGTCACAAAGAAGTTCAACTATTTTGGATCCGAATAACATTATACCATCTCAAGGCATAACTCCTCCGGAGAAATTATTCTTTCATAATTTGGAAAATTTGAGACCGTCTTTGCAACCCGTGAAAG AAGTTAAAGGGCCAGTCGGGCAAATACTCTATACTGACAAGGCAATCTTGGCCGTGGAACAAAACAAAGTGCTGATGCCTCCGTCATATAACAAATACGTGGCGTGGGGCTTCGCGGACCATTCCCTACGAATCGGAAATTACGACAACGATAAAACGATATTCGTGTGCGAGAGTGTCGCGCAGGCCTGCGGAGAGATCGTGACGTGCGTGTGCCTCTCCGACAAGACCATCGTGACGGCCGGCACGAGTACC GTGGTGACGGTGTGGCAGTACTGGtcgcggcggcggcggctggCCGTGAAGACGTGCCTGTACGGGCACGAGGAGGCGGTCACGTGCCTGGCCGCCAGCGCCGCCTACAACCTGGTGGTGAGCGGCAGCCGCGACGGCCAGCTCATCGTGTGGGACGTGGAGCGCGGCGCCTTCGTGCGGCAGCTCGTGCcgtcgcccgccgcgcccgcgccgccgccgcccgtcTCCGCGCTCGCCATCGACGACCTCACC GGCGACATAGCGACGTGCAGCGGCAGCTGGCTGCACGTGTGGTCCATCAACGGCACGCCGCTGGGCGCGGTGGACACGGGCGGCGGCGAGCGCGCCCCGCAGGTGCTGTGCGTGGCCTTCAGCCAGACGCGCGAGTGGGACCCGCTCAACGTCGTCATCACCGGCTCCACCGACGGCGTCGTCAGG ATGTGGTCTATAGACTACCTCGCAAAAACAGTAGACGATGAAGCGAGGAGTACCGACGTGGAAAGCACAGAGGACCAACCGAGTTCCATTAATAAAGACACATTGAACCAAATCTCCTTGCAAGATAGCGAGGAGGCCAAGTCGGAGAGTGACGTCAAATCTGATAACACAAAGACTGAAGATATTGAGCCTTGCGAAAGGGAAGCCGCAATCAAACGAGTCGAGGCGTTAGTTAAGCAGATGAGCTTGTCGCAAGATCATGCAG GTAATCTCACGAAATCAGGATCGGAAAGTTCCCTTTCGGATACAGGTGAAACGACAAGCGCTAAAGAATCAGCTCGTCGACATGATGAGAAAGACATCTGCAGTGATAACGAAGAACCGCAGTACGAAAGGAAAGAAGACGTTGATTCTTGTGAGGAAACAAAAGAGGAATACGATAATGAAAAAGACATAGATGAGGAAAAGGAAAGCGTAACGCATAGAAGCAAATTACAAAAGCAGGGGAACGTTGTGCTGAGGCGGAAATCGAAGGCTAATCCTTTGTTTCGTAAAA GTGGCGGCAGCATTGGCGATTCCAGCGAAACGAGTTCCGTAGAGACGACACAATCAATGGAGGCTCCGGAGGGCGGGCTCCGGCCGAGCAAGTCTGACACCAGTCTCACGGACTCCTTTGTAGTTCTCTCCGCACCCTCGTCTCCCGCGCCCGTGCAGCGACCCGTCGTCAAAGACACGTCTTATCCTG ACACAGGGGTGACGTGGGTGCGACGTCTCGTCCTGCGCGGCAAGCTGACCATGCACACGGCATACGAACGTCGCGACAACGCATGCCCCGCCTCCGTCACTGCGGTCGCAGCCGCTAGGAGTGGGCGGGGCTTGGCCGTCGGAGACGCTCGTGGAAGG ATTTTCCGCTGGTCCGCGCCTGATATGTCAAGTGCTGCGGGTGCCAGGGGTGGTCCCGCCGATCACTGGATACGAGACGACACCGCACCCTACTGCACCCAGTGCCAA GTGCGGTTCACGGCGCTGGAGCGGCGCCACCACTGCCGCGAGTGCGGCGCCGTGTTCTGCGGGCGCTGCTCGCGCTACGAGGCGCCCGTGCGCCGCCTGCGCGCGCTGCGCCCCGTGCGCGTGTGCCAGCGCTGCCACGACCACATCCACGCCGCCAACGACTAG